A window of Bacillus sp. DX3.1 genomic DNA:
TTTTATTCCCAGCATTCGAATACGAACAACTAACGTTACGTACAAAAGTTGGTAATGAAACGTTCATTGCACGCGGAAAAACAATTTTACATGCTGGTTGGAAGGAAGTATACGAAAATCGCTTTGAAGACGATGATGTAATTGATGACGTAAAAGAGCAACTTCTACCTCGCATTGAAAAAGGCGATACATTAACTATAAAGCTAATTATGCAAACATCAGGTCAAACAAAGCCACCTGCACGATTTAACGAAGCGACTTTACTTTCAGCAATGGAGAATCCTACAAAATATATGGATACACAAAATAAACAACTTGCTGATACGTTAAAATCGACTGGTGGATTAGGTACTGTAGCGACACGTGCAGATATTATCGACAAACTCTTTAATTCTTTCTTAATTGAAAAGCGTGGTAAAGATATTCACATTACATCAAAAGGTCGTCAGTTACTTGATTTAGTACCAGAAGAGTTAAAATCGCCTACACTAACTGGTGAATGGGAACAAAAACTTGAGGCAATTGCAAAGGGTAAACTGAAAAAAGAAGTATTCATTTCAGAAATGAAGAACTATACGAAAGAAATCGTTGCTGAAATTAAATCGAGTGATAAAAAATATAAACATGACAACATTTCAACGAAGTCTTGTCCAGACTGCGGTAAACCAATGCTAGAAGTAAACGGCAAAAAAGGAAAAATGCTCGTATGCCAAGACCGTGAATGTGGTCATCGTAAAAATGTGTCTCGTACAACAAATGCTCGTTGCCCGCAATGTAAGAAGAAACTAGAATTACGTGGTGAAGGCGCTGGCCAAATTTTCGCATGTAAATGTGGCTATCGTGAGAAATTATCTACATTCCAAGAGAGACGTAAAAAAGAATCTGGAAACAAAGCTGATAAGCGCGATGTTCAAAAATATATGCGTCAACAGAAAAAAGACGAAGAACCATTAAATAACCCATTCGCAGAAGCATTAAAGAAATTAAAATTTGATTGAAAATATTTCTTGAATCACCATTACTAATTAAATACAAAGAAGCCGTTTTGATTAGTTCTTTCAAAACGGCTTCTTTTATTTGTTTTTTATAAGATTGATTAGAACTTCTTGCTTTCTTTTTTTATTTTTTCCCATTCCGTTTTCACATGTTTTTTCAAAGATACCTTTAAATTGCTAAGTCGATTATCTAAAAAGCTTTTCAAAATGTTTTTTTGTTCTAAAGCATTAATTATAGTTGACTCTTCTTGTTCAAAATCTGCATGTATTATTGGGAAAGCTTCTTTAACTAAACTTTGTTTCAAATCCCTTATAGATACTGGACCCTCTACTCTTTCGGTTACAACAATTAATGCATTAATATGATTCAAAGTGCTACTTATTTCTAACTCATTAGTTTTTTCTTCATTTAGCTGAAAATTTATTTTAAATTTCCTATATTCTAATTCTTGAAGAAAGCTAGCTTTTTCTTCTGTATTTAACTCTAAGATTTGATATCTTCTAATTAGCGATAGATATTTAGCAACTTGTTCCTTAAGCTCTGTCATGGACTCAATTCGTTCTTTAGTCACAGAATTTAAATAAGCTGATTTCGAATTTATTCTTATAGTGTTTATTAATGTGAGTAAACTGATTACTGAAGTTAAGACTAGACCTATAAATGTAATTTGGTCTTTTGGCTCTAAATTTTTAAATGATTCTAAAATATTTGGTAGCAATTTTACGATCCTTTCTTTAAATAAAAATACTAATCTAGATGATTTAAAAGTAAAAATTTCGCAAACTGTGCACTTGTATAGGAGGCATAATTTTGATATGTATCATCTTTTTTTGCATCTCCATAATCACATATTGATTTGCAAATTATTACTTTAGGTTTTGGCAAATAACTGTTTTCGCATGCATAAACAACTCCATAGGATTCCATATCAATTCCTTTTATTTTTCTATTAAAAGGGAGAATGAAATCTCTTACTACTTGCTCATTTTGTATTACAATTGGACCGCATGCTATTGGACCTGATATAGCCTTTAGATTCTCGCTAATGTTACTTTTATTTTCCCAATTCTCTTCAATAATTTTGAGTTCCTTTGAAAAATCTTTATTTAAAATTTCCTTTATTTCAGCAGACATAGCCAAATATTTAGGCTCAGGTAGAAAACCAGTAGTCTGTGATTGTACACTGATTATTTTTCCACTACTAAATTCCCATACTTCAGATGCAAGGATTATATCACCAAAATTACTAGTTTCTTTTACTCCAGCTGCTATACCCGCCATAATAAAATACTTAGGCTTAAAATGCTGTATCATCTTCATTACCAAAACAGAGGATGCTGTCATCCCCATTTGATGTTGTTTTGCAACTACTACTCGTTTATCACCCATAGTACCAATTGTATAAAAGGTAGGATCTCCTTTAGCCTTAAAT
This region includes:
- a CDS encoding response regulator — encoded protein: MMKILIVEDDIVKSQDIQSIFDDFPDVSVEVQTCIFKAKEKLAKNYYDLMILDMNLPFEEGGDSQEFAGFMLLTEIRSVQHLKKTSDIIILTSYEELIQRYQKDIAKGVFVAIKYDVYSDDWKEKITNRIKYVMSSADDASDIGETGYNYDCAIITAVDIEFAAVTKLLNNPQSFKAKGDPTFYTIGTMGDKRVVVAKQHQMGMTASSVLVMKMIQHFKPKYFIMAGIAAGVKETSNFGDIILASEVWEFSSGKIISVQSQTTGFLPEPKYLAMSAEIKEILNKDFSKELKIIEENWENKSNISENLKAISGPIACGPIVIQNEQVVRDFILPFNRKIKGIDMESYGVVYACENSYLPKPKVIICKSICDYGDAKKDDTYQNYASYTSAQFAKFLLLNHLD